The Xylocopa sonorina isolate GNS202 chromosome 10, iyXylSono1_principal, whole genome shotgun sequence genome contains the following window.
TATGACTATTTTCTTAGGACTTTTTGCCGATGTGGTGTTCGAACTGGATGACGGAAGTGTCCCAGCTCACAAAGCGATACTCACTGCCCGATGTGATGTGATGAAGGCTATGTTTTCTGGCGATTTTCGCGAGAGTAGCGCAAAAGTGGTAAGTTTCCTTTTTatcataaaataataataaaattgccATAAAATTTCAATGATTCGATACGATGACGTTCGATTGAAAAACGTGATGATTCCTCAAATCACAATAGAATTTGATTAACAGATAGTATTCCCTGGTGTCCGTGAATACACGTTCCACAAGCTGCTCTGCTATCTCTACACGGATGAGGTGCCAGCAATTTCATCTGCCAGGTGCTTGAACCTCTTGGAACTGGCAAATCGACTCTGCTTACAACGGTTGGTAAACCTAGTCGAGAGCAGGGTGATCGAAGATCTCGAGAGGCTGTCTCAGAACGAGGGAAACGAGGCCGTCGAGAATTGTCTGAGACTATTGGAACCGTGCAAGGTCAGCACTCACTTCTCACACGACCCGTTGACGATCGATCGGCCCGACACGTGGTAGTAGCTCACTCTCAAGTCAATTTGCATGTCACAGTTGCATAACGCCGATCAGCTAGCTGACTGGTGCATGAACCACTTGTGCGTGAATTACAACAAGTTGTGTAAAATGTCCCCGCGGAGTGTGCGCCTTCTGCACCCGGAGAACCAGGAATATCTTAACGAGCATCGATGGCCTCCAGTATGGTATGTCTAGAAAATCTAGAAAACTTTGAAAATGACTTTGAGAAACAAAAGCTATAAATCAGTAATCGTTTTGTTCCAACAGGTATTTAAAAGATTACGATTATTATCAAAAATGTCTAGCGGAGCGTGATCGCGAAAATAAACCAACGTTAAAAAGGAACCGTAACCAATCCGGTTGCTTGTGCTTCTCGGGCACCAGCAAGGCCAGACGAGAGAGCTCCAACGGTGGTGGAGGCGCAACATCGTCAGCGAACAATGATCCGCAATCCGAGCGACCACTGTTCGACTCCATAGAATCTGGCGAACAGGTTGTATGACAAGAGCCTAGCGGCTTACGCCGCTCTGTTCGCTTCATTTTGGTCCTACCCGTGCTCATGGTCTTCATATGCACCATTTTTACTATTTTGATACTGCTACAAATTTATACATAAGGTACATTAAACGCCaacgagaaaagaaagaaacaaaacAAGATCTATGCACACGCAACGCCCGACAAGTGTATCCACATAGGATTGCCTATGGGAAAACCGGAAACAGGTCCTCCAGTTCTTTTATCTTTGTCGTTTGCAACCAGAATCAATGCCTCTGCGTTGTATACATCGTACGCGTTTCTTAATTCTTCTCCTGTTTTTCGTTGCCTTGGAAAACGTCCAATCTAAAACGGAAACGTTAACAGACTCAACGTGGCCGAATTTTTTGTACAATCTCGATGGGGGTGCATAtatgagatattgtatttaaaaaaaagagaagaaaaaataaaaactgTGTATGCCGTCGCTCCCTTCGGGAGAAATTCACACGGGTGTCCGTCGTTTCTAAGCGAATAAAATAAGATGGTGCCTTTCGTTGACGACTCGTCGTTGCCGCCACAACGACCCTAAATGGGATTATTATGCCGATCATCTGGACAAGTTTTAGCATTTTTTCTGATCATAAATAATGAACCGCAAATAAAGGTACAAGTCATCGTGTAAGTCGAAGAATACCTTGCATAGGACTGTCAGTCGATGAACACGATGAAGGCCGCGTTCCTCGACGAAGAACGTGAAGATTGCTCCAGATTGTTCATCCACTTTGGTCTCGTGACAAGTGATTTTTATACAAGAGTTACCTCGGTCATTGCGCCGAGGTCCTTGCGATTTCATGGATGCTTTGCAGTCAGTCAACGCTGTTCGAATTTTCTGGGTACGTTTTTAAACATCATTTTTAAATCAACATCACGAAAGATGAATCTATTTGAATAACGACGCATTAAGATCGGTTTACATTTCCTGCAGGATCGTTATGCGTCTAAGTTTCAGAGAACCTGGAACGATATTTATCAATTTCATCTGCCTAGAATTTCAATTTAATTTtacaagaaaaaaaagaaaaaaaaaggtaagaGGCAAGGAGATGTAAAATCACCGTTGGAAGAAAGAATTTCCAATAAACGATAAAGATCACCGTACTTTTATCGATGCGTGTTAGACTGAGGAAAACGAGCAATAGCATTTAGTCCAACAGTAGAGTGTAACGATACCGAAATGGTGCACATAGCTCTGTAACGGATAAGTAACTATTAACGATAAATCGACGAACAGGATTTTTACATTATTTGTACAGCATTCGACGACAGGCCGCCACAACGCTTTGTCTCTTGAGTTCCCCTTTCGACAAGAATTACGGCTTCTTCGGGTACGACCGCGGCAACTCGTATTTGTACTATTTTGTAACGACCCACGGGCTAATCGTAAGTAAAAAACATCACTATCCTCGTCGAATCGTCGATAACCGTTAAAACAATGGGGACACGTGCAGTTCGATCGACGTAACGTCCAATAAAAGCTGCAACATATCGATCACGGTAATGGGTTACTGCTGTAATTATTAAAAGATATCCGATTGTGATTACATTGATAAGAATAATAATATAAGATTAGGTAACGGAAGAGGGCGAAAGTGATACCATCGTTCGTAACGACTATACATATATAGTTACACGTATCTAACGTTTGTAAGGTAAAGGCCGATGTTATATCAGATCGTGTTTCTTCTCTAACGGCGAATCCTTGCGTATATTCAACACTTTTTTGGGCGACTTGTACTTTGTAAGGCACAAACTTTCCGGTCCTCGTACGTCGAAGAAGCGTAACAATGCATCGTTTAAAGGCCAGTCGTCATCGCGCATGTTTCAATCCTCGGTTTAAACGTAACGCGACCTGTAATATTAGCGGTCGGTACTACAGCCATTTAATACTCGTTAGGTCATCCTTTGCCGTGATCATTGTCGTTCAATTGATCCCGTATTGTATCGTCGCGCAATGAAAGTATGTCTGACTGTCCGAGCGAATGAAAGGAAGCGGGGAGAACGAATGGGAAAGCGCGAATACGCGGAGAATTTTGAATTTTACGCTGTCTACCCTCGTGtatacgaataaaaatgtacgcGAGTATACGCGTAGCGATGGACGTTTGTAAGTTACCACCGTGTAAAGCAATTATTCGAATATATTTGAATTGAATTAAAACATTATTTGAAACAAGCCACACTCATCGCGTTATATTTGCGCACTGGCATCGTTATAGCTGCTGTGGAAGAGGATACAGACGAAATGTTTAATTAACACAGTCACGAGATGCATTACTGCCTGATCTAGTAGACTAATGGAAGATCCGAAGCTGATGGAAGTAACCCCCATATGAGAGAAGAGTGTGTTTGTTCCGGCGAGAATGAGAATAACGTCCCACTTGTACGCTACGTCAATTTTAATGTCAATGTTAAATCCCTCGTCGCCCCTAAATGTATATTTTATACTGAAATCGATAATCGTAGAATTAAGGGTGTAGATGTACGTACGGAAACAGGTATAGAACGATAGGGGATCGGGTACGTTACGTTTTCGCGCGCATTTTAGCCACTATTCTCTTCTCGAGCCGtcgtaaaaaataaaaagagtTAGGTTAAATATTTGTCTACGCGTACGAGGCATTTGCGGGCGTTTTAAATGCAAGTATCCTAGAGGATTGGTGCGAGTTTTAACGTAAATTGGATTTACATTCACAAGTAGAAGTATTTTCTACCGTCATTGTACTCTTCACTTTTCTCTAAATTACTTTCACAAGCTACTATATTCTCGTTTATTCAGTTTAAAATTGTACCTCGCTCGCAAAACCTTCGATTTTTAAACGGGAACGATTATTACGATTGCGATCTTTGCCACGAATCGTGTTAAGTAATCGATCCAATTTCACGTAACTTGATCGCATTTAAACAGTTAAGGGAATAGATATCGATCAAGAGAATATTTCGTGTTATAATGTTCGGTATTAACGAACGCTTAATCAATTCGATGCACATGAAAAAATTCTTAATATTTGACGCGCAGGCACGATTTACGTTTCGAATTTTAAACTACTTCATGTATTCAATTTTTCTATTACCCTGATTATATCTACGATCTAATCACAAGTTCATTTTTATCGCTCATGTACACGAATAGACTTTCGAATCTCAAACACACGCCAACAGTTGAGTGCGTCACggtttaataaatatataacgAACGACAAACGATTAGtaatatcgaattttaatataAACGTCAGGTTTTGTAATTATCTTTAGAAATTACGTTCTCATACATACAAAGTTATCTTAAAAAATTACGGGAAATgagaataaaaaataaaacggTTGCTCGGAGGTCCCGAGTGGCAATTCAAGTTGATTTCTAAATACCTCGACGACCGATACAATCGATAAACATCTTACATCTGATTTCATTTTAATGGCCTAAAAATACAAGCcaagtacatatatatataatatatgcatGCCGCTTTGGGAACTATGATTTTTGTCTCAAGCTAAATTTTAATATTCTATTTTCAAATGCGAGACACAGGTGATAAATAAATCTAATTTTCAATTAGGTCAGTATCCACACCATATACAAATGTTGAAACCAAATTTGCATCTTGATCTCTAATAGAATTATATATCCCTTTTATTACAAATCATCAAACCGACTTATAAGTTCTACTTTCAATTATGTTTTAATGTTCAGTACATACTCCATTGCATACTTTTTGCGTTAAAAGAATGCATTTTCTTTGTAACAGATTACTTTATAACTTACACAGTAAGTTGTTTTTATCTAGAGACATTTGTATAAAAAGATAGTAACGTTTGCTGCAACGCTCTCTTAAGAATGAATTCACTTACTCTATTTACAATGTGATCAATGATATGAGAGTTTAGATATATACCTATAATGGTACGGACAATGTGACCATCGCAGATTTTATTTCATCGTAGAGCTCTTTGTAATCTGAATTTTCTTTAATAAGCACCATAAGGCTGCCTCTTTTTATTCCCATAGCACTACCGATATCTTGCCTTGAAGGTGTGTAGCAATATGGAATGTTTTTGTCTTCGCACACAACTGGCAGATGGCACATAATTTCCATAGGAAATACGTCGCCAGCAAAGACCACCAATCTAATAAAAATACACATGAACATAAGGCGTTTTCAATATCcgaaattataatttataaatagACATTCGTTTTATACCCTTGCTCTCCTTTCCGAAGATGCTTCTGAACATCTTTTAAACCATTCCGAAGGTAAGTCTTATGCTTGGAAGCTGAAAGGTAATCCCATAAGAAATTGTTATTCATCGTGATATTGTAATAAGAAACTATTTCAATGTCTCCAAGAGAGTTACCTTTTTTGATGCATTTATAAATTTTTTTGGTTAACTTCTTTGGGGC
Protein-coding sequences here:
- the Nhp2 gene encoding NHP2 ribonucleoprotein — its product is MEQSPIKMEIDDSVKEVEAGDAEIGSYEEKLKYTNVIAKPMAPKKLTKKIYKCIKKASKHKTYLRNGLKDVQKHLRKGEQGLVVFAGDVFPMEIMCHLPVVCEDKNIPYCYTPSRQDIGSAMGIKRGSLMVLIKENSDYKELYDEIKSAMVTLSVPL